The Legionella lansingensis DNA window GAAGAATCTTATTGCATGCCTTAAGTGTGTTTTCTCTCAATTCTTCATCTTCAGGTTCCATCTCTGTATTACTTGCACGTGTATCAAGCGTTATTTCCGAATGGGAAAGTCCGTTAATATACTGGGCAAGACGAGTTTCAAAAAATCGTCTTGGATCATTTTGCTTAGAGTTAAAGGGTTTGAGGTTTTGAGAAGCTTGGATTATTTTTTGGACTCCCAGTGCTCCCAGTTGCGCTATTATTGGTTTTTCGCTTAATTTTTTCATTATTTTTTCAAGACATACGTCATACTTAACAAACAGGTAGTTTGCTGATAATTCTTGTAGGAATTTCTCATCTCCAATGTTTTGAGAAGTGAAAAAGCCGATAGTTAATAGCAAAAACTCTGAAATGTCAGTTTTATTACCAATAAGCGATAAATATTTTTTCGTATTTATGCATGTCTTCATATAACTAATATCACCAATCGATGGTCTAAATGCTGGTAATAAGGCATCAAATGAGATATCGGTTAATTGTGATTTAATAGAGCCTGCAGTGCTTGTATCCACTTTTGCAATGAGCAGCGGTAACAAAGCTTTTTTTGTTTTCATGCTTAATGTACCGGTATTGCTGTCAAGGGATAGCTCAGGAATAGACTGAAATGCATTCATAAGAATGGAGAGCAGTGGTTTTTCACTTTCCGTTGCAAGCATTTTTTGGACAAATTCCAAAAGTTCGCTAGAGAGTGGTTGGTTTCTATCCTTGCTAAAAGCCCCAAGCATCTCTAAATCATCACGATAAGGTAATAACCCAACTCGTCGTATGATTTCTTCAAGTAACGCTTTGTTGTGAGTTAAAAGCCCTTTTAAAAAAAGTGATTTTAATAGTACCTGTTCAGCTTTAGGAGCTTCTCCGATGGCTTCATAAATATGTTTAAACCGAGAGAAACGTAAATCTTTAATGTAATCATTTACAATCCGTTGGGTATCGATCGTATTTTTTACTTTGAATTGATTTGTTACCTCTTCAATTTTTTCGATAGTTTTGTTGGATGCTTTAATAACTTTTTCTGCGGTATCTTTTGATATATTCTTCAGATTATTCACCATCTCATCTAAGCTTTTCATATCGACCTCTAAAATATTGCTCACTCTGATAATTTTTATTTCACATTGGTGATAATAGAGAGAAAACATTAAGAAACTATTAAATTTATTGTTTCTAAGAAATATTAAATTTCAGCTCAACTGACTGAAGATTATTTAAGACAAATAAATGAACAAGTATGTTGTGATTTATACAGCCCCCGTGTTAAGATGCTCCATTGTTACAATAAATTGTTTTATAGCAGGTGATTCTCATGGAACTAGCACTGTATCTATTGAACCAAGCGGTATCGAAAGGTGAGTATGAAACTGTCAAAGGAATATTGATTGCAAATCCGGAACTCATAAATCAATACACACCACCAACTTATGAATCTCCTCTTGCAATCGTTTTAAATAAAAAACATATTGACTACAACATGCTGGAGATTTTGGTTGCTCACCAAGTTACATTTGATTATCCAGTTAATCATCACCACGAATTGCCTTTTGAATTGGCCTGCAAAAATCTAGACGTCAAATTATGCCAATTTCTGCTGGCTCACCATGCTCTTATTTCAGAGCGGGCATCACATTTTCTCTTAATGCATAGCACGGATATTAGATACCTGACCGAAAATAAAATTAAAAATGCATGTGAAATTATTAAATTAATGGGTGGTTTACAAGCAGTCTCTTCTAATAAAGATAGTGAAGGCAAAAGCTTTAAAGAGCAAGCAAGGAAATCACAGTTAATCAATCGATTCGGTGGCGTATTGAAGTATGATTACATGCAATTGCTGGAGGCAATCTATCCTATTGTAGATAGCCCCAATAATGTCGTCGCAGATGTCGCAGATAATCACAGTACCCAATTTAAGAACCTGATCAGCACAATTGAGGACAAATATGCTGCAAAAGAGGCGTATGATCGCGATAATTTAAAAGACTCAATCCATCTTTTCTTTATGACTGGTGGCGAATTACCTCCTTTAAGAAGAGTAACCGATCCTAACATTAATAATAATGGCCCAAGTTTCTAAAATTTCTCTTTAGAATTTTTATTACAATGGTTTGGACGCTAGTTTGTGGATAGACAGGCTCCATTTTCCTCACTATACTCCGCATTTTAATAATGGAGTCAAATATGGTACAGGGAGTAGAAGCACGGGTATCAAAGTATTGGTTTTTGAATGCTAAAAGTAGTAGAAAAGACAATCGAAATATAAAAGAGATCAAGGCACTTGGCGCTAATGTAATATCTAAATGTCAAAATATACTTACATTAACGGATGATCCTTATTGTAAGAAACAATTAAACTTGATTATTCGTAATACAACAAATCTCATGACGTTAACCTCAGAAACATCAACAAAAAATCTAACGGAAAATAATGATAAAATTATAGAGATCTGTAGAGACCTCCAAACCAATCTTCTAAGTATTCCTGCAACCATCCATACTCCTACAGACTTAGCGACTGTAAGCTATAGGCTTGCACAGGCATGTCTATACATCCTTGTATTAAGTGCCGCTTTAGCTATTGGAGCAACATTTGGAGCCTGGTATTTTGGTTTCTTAACAGCAACCTACTTTACTGACACTCTGGCAGTTGCACTTGCAAGCATTGGAATTCCTGGTGTATGCCTAGGCTTATTTTCTTACGGTGTATATTCTGTACAAAAAAATCCAGTAGAAGCGCAGTTTAATGACTTAGTTGAAAACATCGATCTATTCTGCAATGAAATTGCTCAATTTGATGAAGAATGTACAATAAATCAGTCCTCAACTGCAACCGAAGTTGTTCATATGTATTGATGACAACATACGCAGATATAATTTGCTGCACCAATAAAACATAAGGATGTGGACGATGCGCAAGAGAACCCAAAATGTTCGGAATGAAAATCCCTTTAATCAATTACCTGATGAAATGGTATTGAGTATCTTTAATGTTGCCAATAAGCATAGAGAGGCGGTGCTTAAACCAAATGATATGACCTCAGTAGCTTTGTCCTGCGAGCGATTTAAAAATGTTAGCTCCGATGCCAGTTTTTTCTCACACAATAAGTACAGGCATCTTCGAGAACAATCCTCTGATTACAGAGACTTTAAAGAAAAACAAATAAGAAAACTAAGGCGGGACATGCGATGGGAAAAGGAAAAAAATGGTGACTTTTACTATGATAAAAACACTAGACATGCTCTTGCCTGTTTCATAGGTCTAGCAATGGCTGGCGGTTTAGCTTTAAAATTAGACACCACTTACCCCACTTTCTTGTTCCTTTTTTGGGTTTTTTGCATTCTAAACATGATAATCAATGAGGTGCTTCTAAGCTATTTTGAGCCATCTTTAAATCCCAATGACTTAAGGAAGATCCCTCTACAATTCTATGAGGAGCAATTTGTTATAAACAACAATAAGCCCTAATAACATCATTTTTTCATCTGTTGGATGAGTCATCCATTAGGATAAAGTTTTCTCACGCTGACACCAGCTCGTTCAGCTTTGTCCATGATTTCTGTTTTAGATAATTCGTTATGAGATGATGCGCATACGGAGTCAAAAGTGAAGAATTCTGTATGCGTTTTTCTAATGGCAGCTCCTAAATGTTCATCCCGATTTTTTATACCTTCTTGCATCCCTCTGACAGCCCCCCAAAATACTCCAAAGACTGCAAATGCTGGTTCAAGGAGTGCTAGAGAAAATAACTCATGAGCCAAGACTATTTCATTAAAACAAAATTTTTCTCTAATGATACTATAGGCTTTCTTATTCATTGAAATAGGACATTCTATTATCCCTTGGGTGGTACCTACAGCTGCCCGTGTAAAAAAACGATGTGCTCTTTTTGCTTTATCTTTTTTTGGCATCTTTGCTCCTTTCTGGTTAATGTAATCTATGATAATAAACCAACCAATCTGCAATAGAAATTGATTGTTTGTATGCAGGATATACTAATTTCTTATATGCTCATTAACTCAATCTCATGAGAGTTTGGCAATGAGAACACACTGAAATTAAAAACGATAGGCGAGGCGCAAAACCAACGAATAAAGAAAAGGGAAATAAGTGTCAGATGGATTTAATTGAGCTTCACCATAACCCGCGGTGTAATTTCCCCCGAGTTCACCCATAAAATGTTCGTTAAAACGATAATTTAATCCAACGCCAAAGGCTGGGCTTAATCGCCAATCATCGATTAGGATATCGTTTCGATGAATTCCTGCTGCCCCGGCGCTGGAATACAGCCTAAGATGAGTGGTTGGAATGACCAACATGATTTTTCCCTTTAAGTCCAAGGTTTCTGTCTTGGTTCTTAATGTTTCCTGGTTGTTCATAAAACTAAACAAACTTACAGGATCAAACGAAACTTCCGCATCTGGGTAGCGCAAATAATTAAATTCTAGCGCAAAATAAGGCGTAAATTCATACCCGGCTAAAACTCCCCAAACACCACCTCCTTCTCTCACTTCAATAGGAGTGGATATACTTAAGGCCAGATTTTGATTTTCTTCTGTTGGCACTAATCCTGTCCAGGTAGTGGAACCATAACCACCCATAACTCCGATATAAAAGGGATGGCAAGATTTAGCATTTCCTTGTGAACCTGCTTGACAAGCAATGGAATAACAAAATAATTGCAACAAGATGAGTAAAATTAATTTTTTATCAATTACCATAAAACACACTCAATTACGTCTTGACATCTCTTAACAGAGAGTCAAGACCGATAGATAAATGCTGGATTAATTATTGGCAGGCTGCCCTAGTACCACTACATAGTCTCTGACGAGAATCTACACCACCGTAAAGATAGCAATTCCAATTATCCATACAATCCTGGGGGGTTGTATAACGTTGAGATTCACATGCTTTTTGCAGTGATCCAAATACACTGATCATACGCGAGTAAAGTGCATTCATATCCTGACACATGCCAGCAGGTAGCCCTGAAGAAACGCAATAGCAAGTAGCTGCTGTTTTGAAAGAAGCACAGAAACTAGGGTGATTTGTTGGTAATGCATTAGGACAAGCAAAAGCAGGGAGAGCAACGCAATACGTAAAAACAACAATAAAGATTTTTCTTATCATCCTTGGTCCTTATTAAATTTTCCCTACAAGACTTTATCAGAAACTAATTTCTTGAGGAATAAAAAAAGCTATTTAATTTGAGACTTTTCATTAATCTGTGTCATCCCCGCATAGGCGGGATCCATCCTAGTTCAAGTCTTGCGCCATCCTGGAATAGATTCCCGCCTACGCGGGAATGACATAGCCCCTACTCATTATGCAGAGCATTTCTTTAGCTATTCTTTCTCGAAAAGTCGGTTCCAAATTTGCAGATAGGATTAAAAAGGGGCTATCCGAGTCAGGCATTCGTAAAAAGCATACATCAAATAAATGATCTATTTGCAATAAATCATACTCATCATGTCTTGTATTTTCTGTCTCAAATCCAAAAAGAGTCGATTTATCCCTGCACTTAGTATTTCTCAGAAGACTATTTTGAACATTAATATTAATAAGAAAATTATTTCCCTTATTTGAATTTAACCGCCCACTTAGGCTAAGGACTTTAGGGCTTAATTTTAAACGGAATACGGTAGTGTACAACCAAGTAAGCCATTTAACTAAATAGGTTTTAATCATCTTTTTTTTCTGCCGAAACGTAGCTATACTCGCAAGTTTCACCAAATTTGGACATCCTTGGTAGGGACCTGTATCGATAACAGAATCATGGACCTGCTGACACAACTCAGCTAAAGTAGCCTCCTTGTTAAGAGCCAATTTAATAGGCTCAAGTCTGAGAAAGCAACCAATGGTTTTATCGTACTCTTGTTTTTCACGAGTGGATTTTACTCTGTTTATGCAAATAAACGGGAAGGCTGTCTGAGACTCATGACAGCAATGAAGCAGAGCCAATAGGAGAACCGCACATAAACCATCAAGGATACTGATATGATGATGTGCACAGAAGCGTTTGAAATTATTCAGGTCTTCTTCCGGGATTTCCGTGTAGGTTGAATAAGTCAGTTGTAGCTCTCGCATGTTTTTAACGATATATTCCGGTGGGAAAGCAAATAAGCTTGCATCCTTCAGATACTCACCCCAAAAAGCCATGTCACGATTTAAATGGTTCTGAATATGAGATTGCTCGTCAAATATATACTGTCTATAAGCGATGTCTTTTTCCACCTTGATATCACTAGCTGAGAGATAAAATTGGGATAGATCCGATAATAGTATTTCTGGGGAAACATCATCGGAAATAATATGAGGTAGGCATAATTGCAATTCTGTGACCTCATTCTTTAGATAAAACAATCGAATGATGACCTGGGGCTCATCTTTTGGCCAGGAATGATACGTTCTTAACTCACGAAGAGAGTTCTCCACAACCCACTCACTTTTTTCCTCCGATAAAGATTGGAGATTTTCTTCAATAATTTCCACTGATCGATGTTTTTTAAAATATTGAACAGGGCGAAATTTACTTACGTGGTAGGATAATGCCTCATGTTTTTTTAATACAGCTGCAAATGCTGATGTCAAAGCAGCCAGATTAAGATGCCCCTTAAGACGCTTTCTGGTAAAAATAGTTAATTTTCTTGCCCTTGGCTCAAAGGTATCTGTTAACCATAACAAGAACTGAAAATCATTTAGAGGGAGCTGAGTTACCTCACTTAACGCTTTGGTTAAAGATTTTTGACGTTTTTTTATGGTCTTTGCTTTTTTAATGAGAGTGACCAGATAAGCAATCGTTGGAGTCTGATAAAAATCATGTAAAGTGACTTCCTTGTTTAATGTATAATTTATTTTCGAAATCATTCGCGCTGCAGATAAAGAATGTCCTCCTAGCTCAAAGAAATCATCGTTAAGTCCTATCGGTTTTATCTCAAGCTCTTCTAGCCAAACGTGTGCAAGCATTTTTTCCAAAGAGGTATTGGGGGGCAAATAATGCTGACTCGCAGTAAACTGAGGAGCAGGCAATGCAAGGCGATCTAACTTTTCATTCGCATTTAAAGGAAAACTCTCCATCCTTACAAAAGTGGTTGGTACCATGTAATCTGGCAAATAACGCTTCAAATATTGGCGAAGCTCACCGACACTCACAGCACTATTTTGCTCTTTAAGAACATAATAGGCTACCAGTCTTTTTTCCTTATTCTTTTGTTCAAAAGCAAGCACTGCCGCGGCTTTTAGGTCAGGATGCGCAGCCAAACGACCTTCAACTTCACCAGGTTCTACTCGGTAGCCGCGTATTTTTAATTGATGATCAATTCTGCCTACATATTCAATTTCTCCCTTTGCAAGGCGCCGGCATAAGTCTCCGGTTTTATACAATCTTGCATCCTTATCTTTACTGAAAGGATCTTTAATGAACGATTGCTGCGTTAACTCCGGGTTGTTCAAATAGCCTCTTGCCAAACAACTTCCCCCAAGATATAACTCACCAACTTCGCCATCAGCTACTGGGATACCATTCGCGTCAAGAATATAGGATTGACTATTGGGAATGAGATTCCCAACAGGAACATTTGCTCCCAGACGACTAATATTTCTACTATCAATGCGATAAAGACAAACCGCAACACTGGTTTCGGTAGGTCCGTATTCGTTAAATAATATATGTGATGGGTAAATCGCCAACCAAGAGGCACAATCAACCGTAGATAAGCTTTCTCCAGCTAACATGATTTTTTCTAAATGAGGCAGCTCAACGGATCCATTCTCTGCTTCGTATAACAATACCTTAAAATAGCTAGGCGTTAGTTTAATGAAATTGACTTTGCTGCGCACAAGGTATTTTAGGTACTGCCGCGGGTCTTTTTTTATCTTATCTTCACAAATGATAACAGTTAAACCTAATACAAGCGGGACGATGGATGTTGTCACTGCAAAATCGAAGGCCGGATTGGAGGAAAAATCAATGCGTTGTTGTGCTTGACAATCACAGTAGTTGGCGAACCAGAGAGAATAGTTGACAATCCCCCTATGTTCAACCATAACTCCCTTGGGCGTGCCTGTGGAGCCTGAGGTATAAATGACATAAGCTAAGTGGCGAGGAGTTACTGTAGGATCAAGATTATGTGTTTTTTGTTTTTCTAGTTTCTTCTTTTCATCAAATAGTAATAACTGCCCCTCATAACAACAAAGTTTTTCTTGCCACTTACTCGTTGTGATTAGAATTGGAGTAACACCTTCCTTTAAGATAAATAATAATCGCTCTTCGGGATAGGAGGGATCTAATGGGATATAGGCGCCTCCTGCTTTCAAAATTCCAAGAATAACGATCAAAAGCTCGATTGATCGCTCCATACATAAGGCAACTGTGGTATCTGGTTTTACGCCCATTTCGCGCAAATAATGCGCCAGCTGATTTGCCTTCTGATTTAACTGATCATAAGTTAGGGATAAGCTCCCAAAAATAACTGCTGTATGCTGAGGCCTTTGTTTGGCTTGTATCTCAAACAGTTCATGGAGCGTTGCTGAATTTTCCATCTCAAGCCGTTTATTACTTTCCTTTATTAAAATCTCCTAGTCTTTCACACAAGTATATTAATTATTAGTTATATTTTGGGAAGAAGTCTATCCAGCCATTTGGGTAAATACCAATTCCATTCTTTCAGAAGAGCCATTGTTGAGGGCACTAAGAGTGTACGTATTAAGAAAGCGTCCACAAAAATAGCTACAGCAATTCCAAGGCCAAAGGCTTTGACCATCAATACATCTGCTACCAAAAATGAGCCGCAAATAAAAATCACTATAAGCGCCGCACTTGTAATGATACGGCTACTTTTTTCGATACCAAAAACAATACTGTTGTTGTTCACGCCGTTTGCTTCATAGAACTCTTTTATCCGCGTGAGCAAGAATACTTCATAATCCATCGAAAATCCGAACAAGGCACAAAAAATGATAACTAGCAAGCTAATATCAAGCATCCCTTGGGGCTCAAAGTTAAGCAACTGCGACAAATATCCATCCTGAAAGACCAAGACCAATGCCCCATAACAAGCACAAAGACTTAATAGATTCATTAAAATCGCTTTAATAGGCAAAAATACCGAGCGTAATAAAATTAATAAGATGAGATAGGTGAAAACAATAATCCAAAGAATAGCCCATGGGAGAATACGAGCAATACTGCTAAGCACTTCCGTATTGATCACCGGGGTTCCGGTTAACTTTACATTCATTCCAGAGGGCACTTTCATTTTGTGTAGGCTTGTAATTAACTCTTTGGTTTGTGGGGAATTTATTTCATGCTTACTAATGATGCTCATTACTGTAAATGAGTAATTTGTGGTCGTGGCTAATAATTGCTTTACATTGCTACTCATCAATTTTTTGCGCAAATGATACAACGTATAATATTGCTTTTTGGTTAATTTGGAATCCGTAGTAACGATACTGTTAATTTGATCAATCTCAGGGTCTGCTTTAAGCTTCTTGGCTAAATCATACAGATTGTAAAGGTTTTTCCTGGATAAAATATAGCTATGCGGAGTTTGAATTAGAACCAGAATAGGGGTTAATGCATTGATATTAAACTTTTCAGCATACGTATCAAAAAAATCTCTATGCTCTGAATTCTCAGGAAGGATCTTATAGTCAGATACACCGAATTTGGCGTGTAAAAACGGATAACCAAGCAGTAGCAAGAAGATAAGAATGGGGAAGAAAAAGAGCAGCGGGCGCCTAACCACTTTTTCGGCGATCCAATGCCACACATTAAAACGATATATCTTGCTTTCTTTGATAAAGTTCAATGACAGTAAGTTTATGCGATTTTTAAGCACAGAGAGGATAGCTGGCAACAGAATAATGGCTGTAGCTACTGCCATCACCACAGCCGTTAATCCGCCTATTGCCATAGAAAATAATATATTGATGGGAAACAAGAATAAGGCACTGAGACTTACAAAAACGGCTAATCCACTAAAAAAGATGGCTTTACCTGCGGTTGCTTCCGTGGTGGCTATGGCTTCAGCAATAGTATTTCCATGATGCAATTCATCTCGGAATCGGCTTACGATGAATAATGAGTAATCTAGGCTCAGACAAAGTCCTAGCAGCAAAGCGATATTTAATGTGAAAATCGAAAGGGTGCATATATGTCCTATAAAAAAGAGCGTGGTCAGGATCATTAATGCACATCCTCCACCCAAAATGATTGGCAGTAAAGCGGCAACGATGGAGCCAAAAACAAAAATCAGCGTAATGATGGCCACTGGTGCTGCAATAAGATCGGCTTTAAAAAGATCCTCTTGCGTTTGTTTATTGACATCTCTCACGAAAATCGATTCCCCTCCAATCTCAACCGTCATATTTGCTGGTTTCTTAATTGCTTTCTCGAACTTATCTAATGTCGTCGAGTTAAGTGGTTCATTACCCTTAACTAGCACAACAACATAGGCTGTATGTTTATCTTTCGAGATTTGCTTTTTATTATCGGACGGAAGGAGAATTTCATGCTTGAGTGGAAATGCTTTTAATGGTTCTAAGGATTGCTTTATTTTTTTTATAAATAAGCGATTCGTTGCCAGAAGCTTTGGACTTGTATAAATGATGATAAATTTATTGGTATTGTATTCCAATGTTTTATTTAAATACTGTTCTGTCTTCGCACTTTCTGAACTTTCGTCGATGAAACCAGTTGTCTTAAACGGACTTACAATATGGGGGAGAAAGGGTACACAAGCTAAGATAATAAGCACCCATAACACGATGATGTACCATCGTAGTGAATAAATGACTTTTCCTAAGTTGTAAAAAATAGGATTTTTCATTCCTGATTGTCCCTAGTATCTATTTGCAAATGACAGGTTTGTACAAATACTCTTTGTGAGGTCTGATTTTTATATGTAATGTTTGTACCCTTGCTGCATTCGAAACCGATTACTATTCCATCCATTTAAATGTAGGCATAAATATCAAATTTTGCACAATATTAAATCTATTTGATTGTTTTTATTGCAAATTATGAGCTGACTGGATATTTAATTTGGGGTAAAAGCTAACGAAACATTAAAAACTCTTGTGTGTTGGGATCACTCAGAGTTTTAATCTCATTAATTCCTGGTATAAAAAATGCAAATCCTTTTTAGCTTATTAAGGATAAAATATGGATTTAAAACTTACGGAAAAAACAGCGTTTGTTAGCGGATCTACGTCAGGTATTGGCTTTTCAATTGCATTAGGATTAGCAAAGGAAGGAGCGAAAACCTATATAAATGGTCCAAGCCAAACCTTAGTGGATCAAGCCTTACATACTATTAAAAAAGATAAATTAAAAATTTATGGTATTTCGGCTGATCTATCCACAATTACAGGTGCTCAGTCCGTCATAGAACAACTTCCTAAAATAGATATCTTGATAAATAATCTTGGTATTTATGAGCCACAAGATTTTTTTTCCTTAAAAGATGAAGACTGGAGTAGGACAATTGAAATCAATGTAATGAGTGGCATACGATTGTCACGACATTATCTTAAAACCATGTTACAAAAAAATTGGGGACGCATTATTTTTATATCAAGCGAATCTGGAATAATGATTCCCAAAGAAATGATTCATTATGGAGTGACCAAAACAATGCAGATAGCACTTGCTAGTGGATTAGCAAAATTAACAAAAAACTCTCAAGTAACTGTTAATTCCATTCTAGCGGGTCCGACAAGAACGCCGGGTATTGAAAAATTTATTTCTAATCTAGCAAAAGAATGGAAAATACCCAAAAATCAGGTAGAAAAAGAGTATTTCTTAAAAGTAAGGACAGGATCATTGATTAATCGGTTCGCTTTACCTGAAGAAGTTGCTAATTTAGCGGTATATTTATCTAGTCCACTCTCGTCTTGCACAAATGGAGCAACTCTGCGCGGAGATGGAGGAATTATAAAATCTATCATTTAATGTTCAATTCCTGAAGAATATGTAGAATTAGGCTAAGTTTCAAACGCAATATGATAATGGGGTCAGACTCGATTGATCGTTTGCTATCTAATCTTCAATCAATTATGGCGTTGCATTTATCATACTCATCAGCTTGATTTATAAATTGAATATCTTCTGGATCTTACTGATAGGGATTGTATTTAATTGCCGACACGTACTAAGGATTGAGTGCAAATTCAAGCTGGCCCCCAAGATCTGGATAACTTATTTAACAGGTTAAAGACATTATCCATATTCGTGCTTTTCATCATTTTTTTCTTACAAAAGTAAGAAATGCTTCATCTGGGATTATTTTCAACAGAAAACAACCGTATAGATTTATAGTTGATTTGGAAGTAATCACTATAATTGTAAATAGAGAGACTGTATTTGTAAGTATTTAATTGATGCGCAAATTATGTTGGAAGATAAAGATCAAACTGAATTAATTGAGAATATAAATAATCTTCTTAAATGGCTTAAGGCTGAGTTTAATGCGGCTGTAAGTAATCCAGATCGGCTAAAAGAATTAGAAGAGGCGATTGGTAAAAAAGAGTTTTTAGATCTTAGAAAAATGGTGGAAAGTGTAGAGCCTTTAAGTGAGGCGGGCGTCTGTGCAGGTTTAGTCTGTAAATGGTTTGAAAAAACATTTAAGAGGGGATCATCAGAACGCTTTTTTGCAAAATTTCCTTCAAGAGAGACAGTTGAAGAATATGAAAATTATAGTTTAGAAACTATCCTACTGTCTGAGTCTAAATTATCTAATCTCTTAAGTTATTTGAAATTTGCAAAGAAGATCAATGCCTTACAAGAGAAGATTGATCCTGCGACCGGAAAGCGTGAATATGGAGCTAGGTCGCATGTAAAGATGAGCATTGCTTTTCCAGTAAAATATGTCTCTTCAACAACTCTCGTAGTGACCCAACATAATTTAAATAAGTTAATTAAAAAAAATATTGAGCTGGGCAAATTTTATATAATAGGTTCACCAACGCATGCTATAGGTTTATTCAAAAATGAACGAGGACAGTATGTAGTATATGATCCTAATATAGATGAAAGAACTTTTGATGATGCTAAAGAATTAGCTAAATTTATTTTCAGGAAATCTTTTAATCTGGGTGCTCATGATAAGCTAACGTTTAATGTTAGTACCTATTATAAAGATGAAGAAGATTTAGCTGCAATAATACCATTAGAAAAAGAACTAGGAGATTTGCTAGCTTATATCAAAGCAAATAAGAAAAGAAATGAACCAATAGCGCAATTGATCATTAAAGAAATTAACGATTTACTTAAGGGCAATCAACCCATTGAAAAACAAGCGCAAAAAATTCAATCAATGATTAATAAAGCTGGCGATTTCTTTGATAACTTACCTCCTCTCAAAGAACTTAATGGCTTTGTTTTGAGTCATCATCAACACAGAAATATAGTTAGATTACTTGTAGATGATTTGCCTCTTAAATCAAAAGGCACATATAAACAACTTTCTATTATCCATGCAATAGAGGATGGTGATCTCTTAGCTTTTGAAACCCTACTTAAAGCCAGTATAGATCTCGATAAAGATACGATATTGAGATATG harbors:
- a CDS encoding MMPL family transporter codes for the protein MKNPIFYNLGKVIYSLRWYIIVLWVLIILACVPFLPHIVSPFKTTGFIDESSESAKTEQYLNKTLEYNTNKFIIIYTSPKLLATNRLFIKKIKQSLEPLKAFPLKHEILLPSDNKKQISKDKHTAYVVVLVKGNEPLNSTTLDKFEKAIKKPANMTVEIGGESIFVRDVNKQTQEDLFKADLIAAPVAIITLIFVFGSIVAALLPIILGGGCALMILTTLFFIGHICTLSIFTLNIALLLGLCLSLDYSLFIVSRFRDELHHGNTIAEAIATTEATAGKAIFFSGLAVFVSLSALFLFPINILFSMAIGGLTAVVMAVATAIILLPAILSVLKNRINLLSLNFIKESKIYRFNVWHWIAEKVVRRPLLFFFPILIFLLLLGYPFLHAKFGVSDYKILPENSEHRDFFDTYAEKFNINALTPILVLIQTPHSYILSRKNLYNLYDLAKKLKADPEIDQINSIVTTDSKLTKKQYYTLYHLRKKLMSSNVKQLLATTTNYSFTVMSIISKHEINSPQTKELITSLHKMKVPSGMNVKLTGTPVINTEVLSSIARILPWAILWIIVFTYLILLILLRSVFLPIKAILMNLLSLCACYGALVLVFQDGYLSQLLNFEPQGMLDISLLVIIFCALFGFSMDYEVFLLTRIKEFYEANGVNNNSIVFGIEKSSRIITSAALIVIFICGSFLVADVLMVKAFGLGIAVAIFVDAFLIRTLLVPSTMALLKEWNWYLPKWLDRLLPKI
- a CDS encoding SDR family NAD(P)-dependent oxidoreductase, which encodes MDLKLTEKTAFVSGSTSGIGFSIALGLAKEGAKTYINGPSQTLVDQALHTIKKDKLKIYGISADLSTITGAQSVIEQLPKIDILINNLGIYEPQDFFSLKDEDWSRTIEINVMSGIRLSRHYLKTMLQKNWGRIIFISSESGIMIPKEMIHYGVTKTMQIALASGLAKLTKNSQVTVNSILAGPTRTPGIEKFISNLAKEWKIPKNQVEKEYFLKVRTGSLINRFALPEEVANLAVYLSSPLSSCTNGATLRGDGGIIKSII
- a CDS encoding ankyrin repeat domain-containing protein, which produces MLEDKDQTELIENINNLLKWLKAEFNAAVSNPDRLKELEEAIGKKEFLDLRKMVESVEPLSEAGVCAGLVCKWFEKTFKRGSSERFFAKFPSRETVEEYENYSLETILLSESKLSNLLSYLKFAKKINALQEKIDPATGKREYGARSHVKMSIAFPVKYVSSTTLVVTQHNLNKLIKKNIELGKFYIIGSPTHAIGLFKNERGQYVVYDPNIDERTFDDAKELAKFIFRKSFNLGAHDKLTFNVSTYYKDEEDLAAIIPLEKELGDLLAYIKANKKRNEPIAQLIIKEINDLLKGNQPIEKQAQKIQSMINKAGDFFDNLPPLKELNGFVLSHHQHRNIVRLLVDDLPLKSKGTYKQLSIIHAIEDGDLLAFETLLKASIDLDKDTILRYGESLLIQAVRNKQIDMITVLANYGADITSILPDVIKEKDPIILQHLINLGVDVNRSFGGIKGITPLDLAVSGGSKEIIKILIIAGVRIPDPKKVANLLESTFEIPSKEEQYHDVLQQLFFDTASIYFNEKNYQQEKNFLIKAAMLGSSQAREYLSSPHLTLNSEDFATLRAGYFLDKLCNITKNLESLKRTFIYNQNSKYKEGIDRELGAVNALIEFLSHNLHSITNEKIDRISGGLAETSADIKQFFNIFQQQNMESKSTEILNLVEQLCHVSDQDLLRVEEGHRLKA